The Gossypium hirsutum isolate 1008001.06 chromosome A13, Gossypium_hirsutum_v2.1, whole genome shotgun sequence nucleotide sequence GAACCAGAAAATGCTTCTAGAATCATGGGGTTACTTCTCATTCAAGATCATGGTGATAAAGAGATGATTCGTTTGGCTTTTGGTCCTGAAGCTTTACTTCACTCAGTGATTCTCAAGGCCAAGAAGGAGCTTGGTCTTCCCATCAACTCATCTTCTTCAAGGCTCTTAGGGAGTAATGGAGTTAATCTTCCATTTCTATCAATCCCTGCTACCAACCCTTCTACTTTTACTGGTATGGTTGATGAGTTTCAACTTCAAGACCAACTAGCTGATGCTTGTGGTGGTAACACTGACTCAATTCGTTTTCCTTCATATTGGGGAAACACCTCTTTTCAAAGGAGTAATAACACTATGAATGATATTTTAGGAGCTGATGACCCTTCTTCAGCTATTTGGTGGAGACCCTGTTTGTATTTTGCTAGAGGGTATTGTAAAAATGGGAACAATTGTAGGTTTATCCATAGTGGGGTTGGGGAGTCTGCTGCCGAAGGTGACACCATTGTTGGGTCACCTAACAAGGTTGAAATGATGGACCAGAGCCATGAGTTGCTTAGATCTAAATCAGCTAGGCAACAAAGGCTGGCTGCTGCTGCTGTTGGTGCTGCTCAGATAATGGGCTCTGGTTCTTTTCCATACTCACCAAAGTCCATGAATTTAGTCCTTCAACAGCCCCAAAATGATACTCAGAGGTACTTGATGACTAACCTCATGTTATATCTGATGCATACTGAAGTTAAAAATGGTCTCTTTTTTGGTTCATAGGGCTGGTTTAATGATGGGTGATGATATGAACAAGTTCAACCGTTCAAGTCCAGCTTCAAGGCAGATATACTTGACTTTCCCAGCTGATAGTACTTTCAGAGAAGAGGATGTGTCAAATTATTtcaggtttatatatatatatatatatattgtacttTGATTATAGttgtaaaatggactaaattgctAAAATTTATTGTGTTTTCTAACCATGAAGCAAATATGGACCCGTTCAAGATGTGAGGATACCATACCAACAAAAGAGAATGTTTGGGTTTGTTACTTTTATATACCCTGATACAGTGAAGATGATTTTAGCTAAAGGAAACCCGCATTTCGTTTGCGATTCTCGGGTTTTAGTGAAGCCATACAAGGAGAAAGGGAAAATCCCGGACAAGTATGTTCCAATGGCTTTGCCTTTTTTGTCTTTAGATGTTTTAATGCTTACATATGTTGTCTTGTTGTAGGAAGCAACCACAACAACAAAATGAAAATGGAACCCTAACTGGTTTTGATTCTAGAGATCCATTTGATGTTCAACTTGGTAAGCCAATGATCCAATGATGACCCACATTTGGTTTCTTTGTGTATTGTATGTTATGTCCTAAGAATATGCGTGTTCAATTAGGTACAAGGATGTTTTACAATAACCGAGACATATTATGGAGGAGAAAATTGGGGGACGAAACTGATCTGCAACAAGCCCTTGAGCTTCAAAATAGAAGGTTGATGAGTCTGCAACTCCTTGATGTTAAGAAACACTCACCAACCCTTTATGGCCAGTCTCTTGTACTTCCACAAGGTATACGCCTCCCAATCTAGTATGATAATCCATTTAGTGCATATGAATCATCTTTATATAAAGGAACGAGCTAAATTATTTCCCTTTGCAGAGAATAGTTCTAGCCCTGTGCCGGCTATATCGGTCACTGCTGCCGAGAAACAAACAAGTACTGGTAAAGAAACAGTCAGTTCTGAAGAGAATGGTAGTGAGAAGGAGAGCCCTCATTGTGAAGATGGCAATCTGCCAGAAAGGTAAACAAGTAGTGGAACTTTATACATTCTATGTGTTATACCCTACCTTGACCTGGACACATGGCATCACTAGCGGCGGACGGCCCTCCAAATTACTCCACCTGGCTGGTCACTGAGTGACTAGCTGCCCGCATGCTTCACCGGTTCACCCTTCATCAGGCCACCTGCTGAATAGCGGACCCTCCATTAGGCCACCTGCTTTTTAGTTCATTTGTATGATCTTTACGGTTTGATACCCGGTCCAGGattgtaaaatatatatgctCATATTTTGCAACTAATTGCAGTTTGGAGCATAACCTTCCTGATAGTCCGTTTGCGTCTCCTGGGAAAGCCTCTAAAGAGTACCTGTCTTTCAACAATGCGGTCACGGAGAAGGATGGTACCATCTCGGCTAACAATAATTGGATTCCTTCGACCTTACTTCCTGCAAATAATGCATTAGACATGTCATCCTTCAACTCCTTCAACTGCCAAATCCCCAGGTAGGTTCAATAAACTATCATTACCCAGTTATAAACAGAATTATAAGGTTCTTGACTTGTGTCTCTCCATTCAGGTTCTCATCCGGACAAGGGACAATCTGTATGTACACAGGGACTGGCGGGCCGACTTGCCCCGTTGGAATATAGCTTCGGacatcatcatcaaatatttatatttttactcacTAGTTTACTACCATAAAAAATGCATACATAAAAAGGCTATGTTTCTCATGTTGTAATATTGTTATAATCTTTGTTTTCAGTAGTCAAGTTTGGACCACAGTAAAAAAGCCAACATAGAAGTAAAAAAACAGAAGGATCATACTGTAAAAATATGTTGTAAAAACTGTAATTTTCTGCCCGCATGCATAATCCCATTTTTGTACAGCTTCAATGTATAAGCAGGGAAAAACACCCAGAGGCAGAAATGTTAAAATGCAAGTTAGCCATTAGTGAAAAATTTTAAAGCTTTACGTCATTGTTATATAGCTATGTTAGAATCTGTTCATCGAAAAAGCTAAAGGCAAAAGAATTTAGGTAATTGCCATTGATTGAGGGGAAGGGGGAGGGGGGCTAACAGACATGTCAAATGGGTGGCCGACAGTAGAAGAGAAGTAGGACCAAAGTCATTTGTTTTAGCCAGGTTGTAAGAATGGGGGACCTTACAGGCAGTAGCAGTCCCCTACCATGTGACTGAGACTGAACCATCATTTTATAGATCTAGTAATAAAGAACAGAAGACGTGAATGTGATGCTAAACGAATGAGAAAAGTGCAGGTTGCATTTTGAACAGTGGGGATGGGGGGAATCTTTTGGACAGTGTGTGGCTTTTGGCTTTGCTTCCTGCTGCCATTGTTGCAGTAAAAGATGTGTTTAAAATTTTCTGCTACGGGGGACTTTTGTCAGCGTTCACTGCGGCCTGCTACCTTGAATTCtgtaataaaattattgtttatttactttttacttaaaagttttcttttatttcagcacattttaattttaattttaattttaattaaaatattaatataataggtggactaacttttaaatatataataagaggactaacttttaaatataaaaaaatatatttaagttttcaaataaatattttaggaTATAAATATtaggtttataaatttaataaaaaaatatacaaagttATTCAATTgtcaataaaatataataataaaaataataaaagattttttcgttaatttatataatatcatagaataataaatttaacatattttaattattttatataaaataattttattaaatataataatttatggttttttacaaggcaaaattgaattgtgttgttaTCATGTAaaagttaaatgtattattacattcaaaattaaaatatttataacttaaaaaattcaaaattatctaAATCCATCAAAGTCCGCCTGACTCGATTCAAGCCCAAACCTGAAAAAAAATCAAGTCCAAAAGGGCTCGAGCTTGAGAAAATTTGAGCCCGTAACAGATTCGAGCTTGAGAAAATCCGAGTTCAACATACCATGGAGGCCATTATACTaggagtcaaattgtattttatcCCATTCACTCAAAAAATGGCCACAATAGTCCATGTACGTTAAATTAAAGAGCAAGTTAgccatttctattaaaaatgtcatccatttttatgttaaaaactTGTCCTTTTAAGTCATAATGAGGTACACGTGACACGCCACGTGTAATTTTTTGGTTATTCTATTAGctataatttttagaaacaaaaaaactaattttctatttaatttaatgtttatgaattaatttactttctttttaaataaaaataaataaaatgtaattagCACCCAAGGTAAAGACCTCCGTAACACATTTACCCTGTGCCCATTGAAAGCCACATTTGAAAGGCAAGTTCTAACGAGAGACAAAATAGGTAAT carries:
- the LOC107933303 gene encoding zinc finger CCCH domain-containing protein 46 — encoded protein: MDGYEATRIVFSRIQSLEPENASRIMGLLLIQDHGDKEMIRLAFGPEALLHSVILKAKKELGLPINSSSSRLLGSNGVNLPFLSIPATNPSTFTGMVDEFQLQDQLADACGGNTDSIRFPSYWGNTSFQRSNNTMNDILGADDPSSAIWWRPCLYFARGYCKNGNNCRFIHSGVGESAAEGDTIVGSPNKVEMMDQSHELLRSKSARQQRLAAAAVGAAQIMGSGSFPYSPKSMNLVLQQPQNDTQRAGLMMGDDMNKFNRSSPASRQIYLTFPADSTFREEDVSNYFSKYGPVQDVRIPYQQKRMFGFVTFIYPDTVKMILAKGNPHFVCDSRVLVKPYKEKGKIPDKKQPQQQNENGTLTGFDSRDPFDVQLGTRMFYNNRDILWRRKLGDETDLQQALELQNRRLMSLQLLDVKKHSPTLYGQSLVLPQENSSSPVPAISVTAAEKQTSTGKETVSSEENGSEKESPHCEDGNLPESLEHNLPDSPFASPGKASKEYLSFNNAVTEKDGTISANNNWIPSTLLPANNALDMSSFNSFNCQIPRFSSGQGTICMYTGTGGPTCPVGI